One genomic region from Fictibacillus marinisediminis encodes:
- a CDS encoding YuzD family protein has protein sequence MDLSQIIIKVFGGEQKCASCVNLPTSKETAEWLEAAISRKFPDQLFSIEYVDIFSPTEGENQKFVLQILEEDLFYPVVVINNEIVAEGNPRLKDIYEIMEQHGYRDVV, from the coding sequence ATGGACTTGAGTCAGATCATCATAAAAGTATTCGGCGGGGAACAAAAATGTGCGAGCTGTGTGAATCTTCCTACATCAAAAGAAACAGCAGAATGGCTGGAAGCGGCCATCTCACGGAAATTTCCAGATCAGCTCTTCAGTATAGAATACGTGGATATCTTTTCTCCAACAGAAGGAGAGAACCAGAAATTTGTTCTTCAGATTCTGGAGGAAGATCTGTTCTATCCGGTTGTTGTCATCAACAATGAAATCGTAGCAGAAGGAAATCCAAGATTGAAGGATATTTATGAAATCATGGAACAGCACGGCTATCGGGATGTTGTCTAA
- a CDS encoding NAD(P)/FAD-dependent oxidoreductase, which produces MKHLVLLGGGYGGMRLMKRLLNASELPSDVQITLIDKLPYHCLKTEYYALAAGTISDHHIRVPFPEHPQLRVKYGEVTGLDFAGKQIHLLDDETVTYDELVIGLGCEDKYHNVPGAPEYTLSIQSVDKSRETYQVLNNLPHNAVVGVVGAGLSGVELASELRESRSDLNIKLFDRGPIILNGFKPRLSNYVQNWFIQHGVEVINNSNITRVEQNVLYNHDTAIECDAIVWTAGIQPNKLVRELDVEKDAQGRVKVTKYHHLPNDENVYVVGDCASMPFSPSAQLAEEQAEQISDILLKKWRNEPMPELEEIKLKGVMGSLGKKSGFGTMGGASLIGRVPRLLKSGILWLYKYQN; this is translated from the coding sequence ATGAAACACCTAGTATTGCTTGGCGGAGGATATGGAGGAATGCGCCTCATGAAGCGCCTGCTCAATGCATCTGAGCTTCCATCCGACGTCCAAATTACCTTAATCGACAAGCTTCCTTATCATTGTTTAAAAACTGAATATTATGCGCTGGCTGCTGGAACGATTTCCGACCACCATATCCGGGTTCCGTTTCCTGAACATCCCCAGCTTAGGGTGAAATACGGAGAAGTAACCGGCCTTGATTTTGCCGGAAAACAAATCCACCTTTTAGATGATGAAACTGTGACTTATGATGAATTAGTCATTGGCTTAGGCTGTGAAGATAAATATCATAATGTCCCTGGTGCTCCGGAATATACGCTCAGCATTCAAAGTGTGGACAAGTCCCGCGAAACCTACCAGGTATTAAATAACCTTCCGCATAATGCAGTTGTCGGTGTTGTAGGTGCAGGATTGAGCGGTGTCGAATTAGCCAGTGAACTCCGCGAGAGCCGTTCCGATTTGAACATCAAGCTTTTCGACCGCGGACCGATCATACTTAACGGGTTTAAACCGCGCCTGAGCAACTATGTACAAAACTGGTTCATTCAGCATGGTGTTGAGGTTATCAATAATTCAAATATTACACGCGTTGAACAAAATGTACTTTACAATCACGACACCGCTATCGAATGTGATGCCATCGTCTGGACAGCCGGCATTCAGCCAAACAAACTCGTACGTGAACTTGATGTAGAAAAAGATGCTCAGGGCCGGGTCAAAGTGACCAAATATCACCATCTTCCGAACGACGAAAATGTTTATGTAGTTGGTGACTGTGCGAGCATGCCATTCTCTCCAAGTGCCCAGCTAGCGGAGGAACAAGCAGAACAGATTTCTGATATCCTTCTTAAAAAATGGAGGAATGAACCGATGCCAGAGCTTGAAGAAATCAAGCTGAAAGGTGTTATGGGATCCCTGGGCAAGAAGAGCGGATTCGGTACGATGGGCGGAGCTTCCCTCATCGGACGTGTTCCCCGTCTCTTAAAGTCCGGAATTCTCTGGCTCTATAAATATCAAAACTAA
- a CDS encoding YuzB family protein, protein MKPIIEFCVSNLANGSQRALEKLEQDYDLDVIEYGCLGYCGHCARSLFALVNGEIVHGETPDELVENVYKFLEENPMF, encoded by the coding sequence ATGAAGCCGATTATCGAATTTTGTGTCAGCAACCTGGCCAACGGCTCACAGCGTGCACTAGAGAAATTGGAACAGGATTATGACCTGGATGTGATTGAATACGGCTGCCTCGGATATTGTGGGCACTGTGCCCGTTCTTTATTCGCTTTAGTGAATGGAGAAATTGTACACGGTGAAACACCGGACGAGCTGGTCGAGAACGTTTATAAATTTTTAGAAGAAAATCCGATGTTTTAA